One Thermanaerothrix sp. genomic window carries:
- the serA gene encoding phosphoglycerate dehydrogenase: MWKVLVTESIHEEGLQILRDATDVTLVEKVGISKDELLAELIDVDALLTRSGTAIDVQVLESAPKLKVVARAGVGVDNVDLMEASKRGVVVINAPTGNTLSAADHTMALMLSLIRRLPQAHASILAGKWDRKSFMGHQLHGKKLLIIGLGKIGSQVAIRGRAFGMEVYTYDPYVPEVKMDNLGVLRAENLEDGLAIADVVTIHVPLTEETRGLLDENRIRTIKRGAYLINCARGGLMDESACYDALKDGRLSGVAIDVYGHEPVNRDHPLLNEDVRDRVVLTPHIGANTFEAQSAVARIAAQNLLAALRGEPYEHAVNLPFMKHRLSDLKKRFLALSRNLGILGTHMADLTKGAVKSCSVVLRGPVFQDEDEPIRFEAPFRLKPYTVAFLKGLLEVRHGAEVNYMIAPLIARDKGIDIEEGMGESNTYRNVIEVIITTERGSVRLMGTVTEEGRQRVVRINDYWLDLIPSGKILLFQNHDRPGVIGKVGTLLGRANVNIANFALGRKNGSGLALAAMQIDQDLNEGLLKTLREDGDLIWATTVSLKEDL, from the coding sequence GTGTGGAAGGTTTTAGTTACCGAATCGATCCATGAAGAAGGACTGCAAATCCTGCGGGATGCAACTGATGTAACTCTGGTTGAAAAGGTCGGCATATCCAAGGATGAGCTCTTGGCGGAGCTTATTGATGTGGATGCGCTGCTTACCAGGAGCGGAACCGCCATTGATGTACAGGTGCTTGAATCGGCTCCTAAGCTCAAGGTGGTGGCAAGGGCCGGCGTCGGGGTGGACAATGTGGACCTTATGGAGGCAAGCAAAAGGGGGGTTGTGGTTATAAATGCCCCCACGGGGAACACTCTGTCGGCAGCGGATCACACCATGGCCCTAATGCTGAGCCTCATAAGAAGGTTACCCCAGGCCCACGCTTCCATCCTGGCGGGCAAGTGGGACAGGAAAAGCTTCATGGGACATCAGCTTCATGGCAAGAAGCTACTCATAATAGGGCTAGGCAAAATTGGCAGTCAGGTGGCAATCAGGGGAAGGGCTTTCGGTATGGAAGTGTATACCTATGACCCCTATGTGCCTGAGGTGAAGATGGATAACCTTGGGGTGCTCAGGGCTGAGAACCTTGAGGATGGCCTTGCCATCGCAGATGTGGTAACAATTCACGTTCCCCTGACCGAGGAGACCAGAGGCCTGTTGGACGAAAACCGAATAAGGACCATTAAGAGGGGGGCTTATCTAATAAATTGTGCAAGGGGCGGATTGATGGATGAGAGCGCCTGTTATGACGCTCTGAAAGATGGGAGGCTATCGGGGGTGGCCATCGACGTATATGGCCATGAGCCGGTTAACCGTGATCATCCGCTTCTAAACGAAGATGTGAGGGATCGGGTGGTGCTAACTCCTCACATAGGTGCCAATACCTTCGAGGCTCAGTCGGCGGTCGCCAGGATAGCTGCGCAAAACCTGCTGGCGGCGTTACGGGGCGAACCATATGAGCATGCAGTCAACCTGCCATTTATGAAACATCGCTTGTCGGACCTAAAGAAAAGGTTCCTGGCCCTGTCTAGAAACCTTGGGATATTGGGTACCCACATGGCGGACCTTACTAAGGGAGCTGTGAAATCCTGTAGCGTGGTGTTGAGGGGTCCAGTTTTTCAAGATGAGGATGAGCCCATAAGGTTTGAGGCCCCCTTTAGGCTGAAACCATATACGGTGGCCTTCCTGAAGGGACTTTTAGAGGTGCGGCACGGAGCAGAGGTTAACTACATGATAGCCCCCCTGATTGCCAGGGATAAGGGTATAGACATAGAGGAGGGCATGGGAGAATCCAACACGTATAGGAACGTTATAGAAGTAATCATAACCACCGAGAGGGGTTCTGTCCGCCTTATGGGGACTGTAACGGAAGAAGGCAGACAAAGGGTGGTTAGGATAAACGATTATTGGCTTGACCTAATACCATCGGGCAAGATTTTGCTCTTCCAAAATCACGACAGACCTGGGGTAATAGGCAAGGTAGGCACCCTACTGGGCAGAGCTAACGTAAACATAGCGAACTTCGCGTTGGGAAGAAAGAATGGGAGCGGTCTTGCCCTGGCGGCTATGCAGATAGATCAGGATCTCAACGAAGGCCTGCTTAAAACCCTAAGGGAGGAT
- a CDS encoding alanine--glyoxylate aminotransferase family protein: MLLTPGPVDIPFEVSIGGAMRMISHRGSDFSRLYSDLLHQLSCLFEVGEPPIPIPGSGTGALDALCSNLISPGDRVISISCGFFGERFREIASRYGAVIEMIDVPWGESVEVHHLLDALERFPGARAILLTHNETSTGVLNPVEELARSVPQDGPLILLDSVSAAGAAPCLPERWGLDGIATSSQKGLMAPPGVGLVWLSKRAWERAQEVRCPSYSMDLKLYRKYLSNDPETPYTPPISLYVQLLKGIEIILRNKEGWWETRARISKALCSGIEAMGLDLLVKSPIRRSPGLTAIKMDPNLVSGVRRNLRDMGIHVAGGQGVFKDSLIRIAHYTDMGWPEVCTIIGSLWRALNELGVRSDVGRAIEAANKTMDER, encoded by the coding sequence ATGCTTTTAACTCCCGGTCCGGTGGACATCCCCTTTGAAGTATCCATTGGCGGTGCCATGAGAATGATCTCCCATAGGGGATCAGATTTCTCTCGCCTATATTCTGATCTGCTCCACCAATTGTCCTGCCTGTTTGAGGTTGGAGAACCTCCGATCCCAATACCCGGATCCGGTACTGGTGCGTTGGATGCCCTTTGCAGCAACCTGATTTCCCCCGGTGATAGGGTGATATCAATATCCTGCGGTTTCTTTGGAGAAAGATTTAGGGAGATAGCCTCAAGGTATGGGGCTGTGATTGAGATGATAGACGTGCCCTGGGGTGAGTCGGTGGAGGTCCATCACCTGTTGGACGCTTTAGAACGTTTCCCTGGGGCCAGGGCAATACTTTTAACCCACAACGAGACATCCACAGGGGTTCTTAATCCCGTAGAAGAACTGGCCAGATCCGTACCGCAGGATGGCCCCTTGATACTGCTTGATTCGGTCAGTGCCGCAGGGGCTGCGCCTTGTCTTCCTGAAAGATGGGGGCTTGATGGGATAGCGACCTCTTCGCAAAAGGGATTGATGGCCCCTCCGGGAGTTGGGCTGGTATGGCTGTCCAAGAGGGCTTGGGAGAGGGCCCAAGAGGTGCGGTGCCCCTCTTACTCCATGGATTTAAAGCTGTACAGGAAGTATCTTTCCAACGATCCGGAAACCCCATACACCCCACCCATATCCCTCTACGTTCAATTATTAAAAGGAATTGAGATTATCCTAAGAAATAAGGAGGGATGGTGGGAAACCCGAGCCCGAATTTCAAAGGCCCTATGTAGTGGAATAGAAGCCATGGGGTTGGACCTTTTGGTCAAATCTCCAATCAGGCGGTCCCCGGGGTTAACGGCTATCAAAATGGATCCCAACTTGGTAAGTGGGGTTCGCCGCAATTTAAGGGACATGGGAATTCATGTGGCGGGCGGTCAAGGGGTGTTTAAAGACAGCCTCATCAGGATCGCCCATTACACAGATATGGGGTGGCCGGAGGTTTGTACGATCATAGGTTCCCTCTGGAGAGCCTTAAATGAGCTTGGGGTGAGGTCTGATGTTGGGCGTGCCATTGAAGCGGCTAACAAGACAATGGATGAGAGGTGA